Genomic DNA from Tachyglossus aculeatus isolate mTacAcu1 chromosome 10, mTacAcu1.pri, whole genome shotgun sequence:
aacaaatgccattattattattattgctattgttacccTCTTATCCTCCTctaacttttccccctcctttcctcatcttctctTTCTATTCTTCCCAGATTGATAAAGGTTAATACCCACCTAATTGTCCCTTCCTTGTTTTGGGACTGCAAACAAGTGGAGCAATTATGTGACTAAATGCGAGAATTGGTAAGCTTCTTAGTAATAACACGGCTAATTAAGGACTGAATAATATGGAGTGTTCCCACATTTAAGGAGCATATTTCCACTGGAAGAGAAAAATCCTTAAACAACATAGAATCCCACAAGGTTACAATAGTTCTTCTTTCTGAAATCCGGTTGTCCTGCCTAGGGCAATCTTTTTAAGATCCAAATTCAGAGAGACACGAAGTCTAGCAATCTACAGACTAAGTGCAGTTTTTATAACCCTagatcaattatcattattatgttttaaCAATGTTGACTTTTGGACCAAGACAAGGGCGACTTTATCGACGTTTATGATTGGGAAATACCAGCATATATTCATCTCTTCATTGGGAAAAATAACCCTAAAGGGAACCTTCTGACTGGACCTGAACGTATAAGACCATCTATTAATTTTAAACACCAGGCAGTGTGTGTTCGCTGTAAAAATTTAGTGGAATGCAGTTCCAGGAAGCAATTGTGTCTCTCTGTCAGAGAACTGAGTAAGGTAAGTGGATTTATGCAACTTCTGCTTGGCCTCACTGCTTAGCTGAAGCCTGGGATTTATTGAAAAAGGTGGgtctggaaagggggaaggaTTGTGCTTGAATAATATAAAATAGGATGCCTTTTACAGTTGTGGAGATTAGGAAGAAAAtcctgaaggtggggaaggagagaaccaAAACAACCAGGAGAAAGGTGGTAGGCATCAGTGAAGTCTACCATCTAGAAAAACTTGCCATGTCTAAAATCTATAAAATCATTTTTTACACTTTAAAAATATATTCATTATCTGAAAGTCCCTAGGACATATTTCTGAAAATTGATTAAAAAATGAGTTTATGAAATGCTCTCCACATTTCaagccttaataaaaataatgaacacTAAGAAAACTTGCTGTAATGTTGGGTTGAAAAGTAGCTTGAAACGTATTTCTTGTTTCTTTTCTTAATTTAGGTGTAACATTTAGCAAGAAGTTCCTGAATGTGCAGCAGGAAACCAAAGAGAAGATTCtggtaaaaaaaaacattttgtctGCTTCTCTCACAGAGTGGCAGCTTACAACTCTTTTGGGAGAAATTTGAAAACATCTCAACTCATCCAAAGCAGTCTGAACCCTGGGCACTTTGATAGACCTTGAATTTGAAAAGAGTTGAGTTTTTTTTCCAAACAATTTCACAACTGTTATTTCACTTAAACCTTACAGTATGTCTCTGAGGTAGAGAAAGAGGTAGGTtttcttaaccccatttttctgaggaagtaactgaggcctagagaggtttaCCTCCCTTGCCTGAGGTTACCCAGGCAAGCCAGTGACAGCCTATCCTGGAACCAAGGTCTCTTAACTTCCAGACGTGTGTGCTTTCCACCGGATTAGTATAGTGTTCCTTCCAAAATGGGAATGTCAAGACTTGCCCAGCTCTCCTCTGGGAGTTGGGATGCCTGCTGCCGAGCAGCCTGGGTAGCAGTTGTCATTCACTTGCTTCCTTGGTGCATGGCCTTGGATGTACAGGCACCTCCCTTGATCCCAAATTTGCCTTTTCTCTCAGCTTGGAATGCCCCAACAGAGCTCTGTGCCCAGAAACATGAAGTACATCTGGATATGAGTCTCTTCTCCTTGGTGGGCAGCACTCGCCAGGAAATCAAGGGGCAGGATATCACTTTATTCTACACTGACAGGCTGGGCTACTACCCTTATATAGATGAAGTTACGGGGGAAAGTATGAATAAAGGACTCCCTCAGCTTTGCCCCCTGGAGCACCATTTGACTAAAGCCAAGAAGGACATTGTCAAATACATGCCCTCAGTGGGAAAAGCTGGTCTAGCTGTCATCGACTGGGAGAACTGGAGGCCTCTCTGGATCCGGAACTGGAAGCCAAAAGATATTTACAGGAACCGGTCGATTGAGCTGGTGCAGCAGAAAGACGTGAAATTAAATTTCTCCGAAGCCTGGAACATCGCCAAAGTTGATTTTGAAAAGGCAGCACGGAATTTCATGAGACGGTCCCTGAGGCTGGGGAAGACGCTCCGGCCCAACCATCTGTGGGGGTTTTACCTGTTCCCCGACTGCTACAACCATAACTACAACAGCCCTAATTACAACGGCAGCTGCTTCGATATCGAAAAAGCCAGAAACGATGAGCTGAAAtggctgtggaaggagagcacCGCCCTCTTCCCATCCATCTACCTGGATACCAGCCTACGGAACTCCAGCCATGCTCCGCTCTTTGTCCGGAACCGAGTGCAAGAAGCCGTCCGGGTTTCCAGAGTGGGAGACCCCCAGAATCCCCTTCCGATTTTTGTCTACACACGTCCGGTTTTCACAAATGCTCCTTCCAACTATCTCTCTCAGGTGAGGCATGGGACTAGACTAAGTGCAGCCTGCAGGTATTCTGATTCCCCTTAGCTTTTGGGGAGCCATATGGATCAAATCTCCAAGTaccgtgtagtggatagagcacggggcctaGGAGtatgtaggacctgggttctaatcctgactccaccccttgtcttctttgtgaccttgggcaagtcacttaccttgtctgtgtctcattacttcatctggaaaatggggattaagactgtgaagcccatgtggaacatggactgtgtccaaactgattagcttggtacagtgcctggcacacaataagcgcttaacaaataacataaaaaaataatcaatcaaaggtgtttcctagcatttgctgtgtgttctgcaataagcccttgggagagtacaatacaatagaattggtagacagtttcactgtccacaaagagctccatcagtggtattttttgagtgcttactgggtgcagagcactatactaagcgcttggaagagttggcAGATTCATTCTATGCCCTCTGTgtgcttacagtctgtgggggaggGAGCATTCGCAGCCTCTTCTTCAAAGCCAAAGTTCAGCTGCGATAGAAGTTGAAGAAGCTGTGTTCAACAATGAAATCAAGTTCTTTAAATGGGACTGTTTTGGGGGCCTCTGAAAACAAGGCTAAAAAAGTTGATTGGCCCTTAAATGTTTCACTGGGCAGTGTTCTCCACTTTGGATAACGGAGTAAATGGAATTGATATCCTTTACTACTCTACTGTAACAAGTCGCTACACATTCTTGCTGGGAACTGTGAGCTGTTAGTGTAAAACAACTACTCACTAACTACAAATTTCTGAAGGGAAGTTTTTTCTTTCTTGAAAGAGGATGAAGCACCTGTACTCGTGTGCAGCTGACGCCCCCTAGTGGCCCGTGGAATTCTGGCTGGATTCTATTGGAATTGACAGAGCCCCAgtggttattaataatgataataataataattgtggtatttgttaagcacttactatgttccggcactgtactaagcgctggggtggatataagcaaatcgggttggtcacagaccccgtccttcatggggcttacagtcaatgcagcgtggctcagtgggaagagactgggctttggagtcagaggttatgggttcaaatcccgactccgccacttgttgattgtgtgactttgggcaagtcacttcacttctctgtgcctcagtgacctcatctgtaaaatggggatgaaaactgtgagccccctgtgagacaacctagtcaccttgtaacctcaccagcgcttagaacagtgctttgcacatagtaagcacttaataaaagccataattattaatgcacattttacagatgaagtgactgaggaacagagaagtagagtcacttgcccaaagtcagatggcagacaagttgtggagccagaattagaacctaggtccttctgactcctgtgctctatctctGCTTTTCACAGAACTTCTTAATTCTGTACACCTTTAAATGTCCCTGTCACCTTTATGTGATTCTCTCATATCATGGCCAGGTTGACCTTGTAAATACGATTGGAGAGTGTGCTGCCCTCGGTGTCTCCGGAACAGTAATGTGGGGAAGCCTCAACTTAACTCGGAGTGTGGTAAGTTGGATTGGAAAGATTGAAGAAGAATAATCAGGAAGCTGAAAAGGCAGAGCCATTCagaatcagtcattggtattttttatgatatttattaatgcacttattatgtgccaggtactgtgctaagtgcagaggtagatacaagctaatcaggttggacacagtatctgtactcattgtcgtaatccccattttacaaatgaagtaactgagacacagagaagttaagtgacatgcccaagatcacacagcagacaagtggcagagctgggattggaacccaggtccttcagactcccagctctatgctccatccattaggctacactctttttgagggcttactgagcacagagcactgttctatgagcttgtgagagtacagtacaatagagttcataaacacattccctgcccacagttatctTACAAAAATTCATCAATCACTGTACAGGGTACATAGGGTATGAGGCAAAAAAGAAGTTTCACTGTTCTCCTGAACATTCTATGTTAATAAGGAAGTAAGCGTAAGGGGCTAAGTGTGACATTTATGAGTtccacgtagggcagggactgtgtccaattggattgccttgtacctacctgaGCATTTGGCACAGTGATAGGcccggagtaagcactcaatcaatgccatgaAGCAATCACAATTCTCCCAAATTAAATTTGCCCATTTTTCTTTCCTGCCAAATGCCAGGTTAGTCAGATCTCTTGTAACCCAAGGGTTGAATTCTTGCCACAATAAGGCAAACTCGCAATGTAGTGACCCTAATAGGTGCAGATGTACAACCGTTTTTCCTGACACCACATTGTGCTGTATCTAGACGGAAGCACCTTGTGAGAAGAACCCTCTCTAAAGCCACTGCTactttctagccaaaacacagaGCGAGACTTGAGCTTTGGAAGAACTGACTCTAAATATTATTCATCCTTGCCCCTTTCATCCTGTGTACATCAGTAGGGTTCAATCCTGCCTTCCAGTTTCATCTCAATTATTTACACTGTCTGCTACTTCCGATTCTCTTCTAAATCTCGCTAGCTACCCtgatttttcctcttccccagctctgacATCACCTTTCATAGGTTGCTGGGCCCACTTAGAGAGTGGGACTATCCTAGGGAAATTGACTGGGACTGGGGAGACCTTTAAAAAATAACCAATTCTACCATCTCCTTTGATTATGCGGTCTCTTGTTTTACGACCAACCTTGCCAGATATTTCTTCCTTATGGCTAACATAAATCCCTCATACTGCAACCAATGCATTTTTCATGTTTGGTCTTCAGTTAGAGATGAACATCCAGTGACAACTCACTCACATGTTGGGTCCAATTTGGTTGGGAGGTGCTTCCTGGGATTGTACAGCAGGAGAGTAGTGCTCCTCCCCTGGTTCCTGGCATTGTAAAGCAGGAGAGAGGTTCTCCTCCCATGCTCCATTTGAGGGGAGCTGGGGGTCTCTCTCTCCCAGTCTTCACGGTACTCCCCAGTTTGGGGAAtggacaggaatcaatcaatcaatgacatttattgaacacttagtatgtgcagagcattgtactgagtacttgggagagcagagtacaacagaattagcagacacgtcccctgcccataatgagtttactgtctggaggaaagggaaagacatATTAATTATGTTactgagcctggcacatagtaagcacttaacagataccactattattattactacctcccctggcacacgtgtgtgtgtgtgtgtgtgtgtgtgtgtgtgtgtgtgtgtgtgtgtgtgtgtgtgtgtagattggGTAGGGGAGAGCAAGGGAAAAGGGGATGAATAGTTTTTCTCCTAAAAATACACCTAATggtgacaatcagtcaatcgattgtacttgttgattgcttactatgtgcagagcactatactaacagcatgagagagtataatataactgagttggaagacatgttccctgttcataaggagcttacagtctagagcgggagatagacactaaaataaattacggataagtatttaagtactgtggggttgagggtggtatgattaaagggcacaaatccaagtgcaagggagatgtaccttcagggttgtattttatatatatatacatacagtatgtgtgtatatatttaattcccattggtACACATATTTGAACACGTCATTCCACACTATGGTGTAAGCTCATTAAAGGCAGACAGCATAtcttcttttatggtatctgttaagcacttaactgttctccctccctcttagactgtgagccacatgtgggacctgattatgtttaagctatcccagtgcttagtatagtgcatggcacattataagcatttaacaaataccacaattatttggtATTTGTGGTATAGCCTGggcagcagcacagcctagtggaaagagcgtggggctgggagtcagaggacctgaattccaaatccacctccgcctcttgtctgctgcgtgtcttggacaaatcacttcacctctatgggtcccagtttcctcatctgtaaaacggggatttaatacttgttctccctcctattgtgagcactatgtgggactgattttcttgtatcttctccagtgcttagtacagtgcatggcacatagtaagtgctgaacaaatacctttaattaatcaattaattattattctaaatatgggggtagatacaagttaatcagactgaataccgtccctgctccacatgggtaTCCCTATCCCAGTCATTTAGAAGTATtggagtattgtactctctcaagcacttagtacagtactctgcaagcagtagatgctcaatcagTGCTTTTGATTGATGTTTGGTCCAACAGCAGCTAAGTTGCTCATTGGCACTGTTCCTTAAACAAGTCCAAATCTATGGAACTTTGACAGTGTTTCGATGAAATTTGAGCCTGCACATTTGAGGACAAAATTTGAATTTTAGAActtggacaaaaaaaaaaggtaccACTTCCACAGGCCCAATTCTCTCGTCTGAATAAGCCAAATGAGAACTGACATCTTTAAGAACTTTTCataccttgttctcctcttagaAGGTGGACACAACTTAGTTCCTCTGAAGATTTGGAAGGGGATTATTTATCCTGTTGTCTCCCATTCTACTTTGAGCTCTGcttagttgttttgttttttaattttcacAGAAAACCTGCGGGATTCTGGACAGTTATATGAGGATGATGCTGAATCCCTACATCATCAATGTCACCCTGGCGGCCAAAATGTGCAGCCAAGTGCTTTGCGAAGAGAGAGGGGCGTGTGTGCGGAAGGCCTGGAACTCCAGTGATTACCTTCATCTGAACCCAGCGAACTTTGTTATTCAGATCACTAGGGATGGCCAGTATTTGGTGAATGGGAAGCCGACCTATGCGGACCTAAAGCAATTTTCGAACAAATTCACCTGTCGCTGTTTCGCGGGATCCTCGTGTAAGACAGTGGTAGATGTGACCACGACGTCTTTCATCTACGTGTGCATTGCCGATGACATCTGCATCGAAGCTGATCTAAATCCACATCTGAGTGAAGAGGActtctccacctctcccttccacctGGAAGAGAATTCTTCCTCCACCGTTAAGACTGGTGTCTCAGTAGACTCGCCTGGCACCGAGGGGCCACTTGTGCCTGGGTCAACACTCCAGGGACATGTGGTAGGATATGCAGGTGACCTCTCCAACAGCATTGATGATGTAGATACCATTATTCCTGGAATCCACTCTTCAGAGAAAGACACGTATGAGGATCCCGAAGATATTTCACCTTATCCTTTCTTTGATTTCTCCCCAACTTACAACAGCAAACCCCAAAATGGAATTATTTATTCAAGGACCTGTTCAGTTTTTACAAGCCTTTATAgccaaatattttttattttgatgATCAAAATATTTGTTTTAATCAACCCCCTTTCagtttagtggtatttaagaTGGACCTTTCGTACTGCGGGGCTTCCTATTTTTGAAATGCGAATCAGAACCCCCGATGACTCCACTAAACATCACTTTTTGTAGAAAATTCACTTGAACAGCCATGTTCTTATTCCTAAATGATGGGGTGGGAGTTTGCTTAGGGTGAGGCTAGTGAGAGGAAGGGTTTTATATATTAGGAAACAAAAGAATCATTTGAGGGTATTTTGTCTAATCAGCATTGTAATCAGCTCCTCTGTCAAAGCAGGTAAATACACTCCACCCTCCTAAATTTGGGGTTTAAATTCCTGACAGGCCCCATGTGGAGGCACCTTCACTGTGTGTGAGAGCCCCAGCCCTGACACACAAACTGTTTCTTCCCATATTGTAAATCACGTTCTCTCCAGAGAGATGCAAGCTaaaacatccatcaatcaatggcatttactgagcgcttactgtgggtagaacactgtacaatagagttggtagatgcaatccttgcctCAGGGaacttgtggtctagtggaggaaATTGTCAAGAGAATATCTCATAATTCCCTAAAAGTGTCCTGACTGAAACGTGGAGTGAAAAACCTTCATTCTGCAAGAACCGGGTGTGCGTTGAACTGAGACTGTGCTTCTGAAGACCAAATTGGAAAATTGAATTCCATTCTTATGTTATTACAGTTTAAAATTGAACTAGTGGTCCAGTGAGAAATAAATTTCCCATGTTATTAAAGTGTAAATAAAACCTCATGTAACCCAGGTTGCATGTTAAGTATTACTGTACAATATGAGCCATTGACTCAATGGAAATAAGATGGTTAAATTCTCAAGATACCAGGATTttcatgtttcttttttttaaaaaataatgttttGGCATGTAATTAAGAAGAGTACACACTTGAAATGGTGCATATGGTTGTATAAAATCATCCATGTATACAGCTCTGCTGTTGGTCCCCTGTAAGACAAGAACACAGCTGTGGAAATCAGGAGACAGGGTGCTTAGTCACGCTGCGGCcttatcaagcaatcagtggcatttattgagcacttactgttaaaatatcactgaactaagcatctgggagagcataatgcaaATAGAatcgatagacacaatccctgcctacaatcctGCCTATGTGCCCACTGTATTCCATACCCCAGCACTGACGTCATTGTTGGGAAAGAAAGAGGGCTGGCAGTGCTGAACAAACCATCAGTGGGAAAATCAATTCCTTTGCTTGGGTTTTCTGACTTGAAGTCTCAGGACTGTTAGCTCATCCCCTACACTGTATGGCCaggaaacatttctgctaattctgttgtatgctcccagcgcttagttcagtgttctgctcacagtaagtgctcaacaaatgccattgattgattgatagattgactgggttcattcactcatccattcattcattcaatcgtagttattgagcgcttactgtgtgcagagcactgtattaagcgcttgggaagtacaagttggcaacatatagagatggtccctacccaacagtgggctcacagtctagaagggggagacagacaacaaaacaaaacatattaacaaaataaaataaatggaatagtaaatatgtacaagtaaaataaatagagtaatcaatctgtacaaacatatatacaggtgctggggggaggggaaggaggtaagatggggggatagagagggggaggaggggcagaggaaggagggggctcagtctgggaaggcctcctggaggaggtgagctctcagtagggctttgaagggaggaagagagctagcttggcagatttgcggagggagggcattccaggccagggggaggacgtaggccaggggccgacggcgggacaggtgagaacgaggcacagtgaggaggttagcgtcagaggagcggtggttgtgggctgggctgtagaaggaaagaagggaggtgaggtaggagagggcaaggtgacggagagccttgaagccgagagtgaggagtttttgcttgatacgtaggttaattggtagccactggagatttttgaggaggggagtaacatgcccagagcgtttctgcacaaagatgatctgggcagcagcgtgaagtatagattgaagtggggagagacaggaggatgggagactggATTACCTCAAGTGTTCTCTAATAGAAAGCTGCAatatatgataataacaatgatggcatttataaagcgcttactatgtgcaaagcacggttctaagcactggggaggttacaaggtgatcaggttgtcccacagggggctcacagtgttaatccccattttccagatgagggaactgaggcacagagaagtgaagtgacttgcccaaagtcacacagctgacaagtggcggaaccgagattagaacccgtgacctctgactcccaagcctgggctctttccactgagccatgctgcttctcatctatgtaTGTGCCTCTGAGTCTGAGCCTCTAAgagtcatctctctcccttttcctgcttTTCTCTGTATTTTGCTCCATATTTTcttgtttgtgagtgtgtgtgtgtatgtgtgtgtgtgtgtgtctgtgatggGGGGAAGGTCTCTTTGTGTTCATACACTGTTGAGTGTGTCTCTGTGCTTTATGCTTGTCCTTCTTGGAGTCCAAGTCTTTAAATCTTTTGAGGAAACAGGAAGCATATCTTCCTTTAATGCAGGACTGGAAAGAAtagtctgtaaacttgtgggTACTAAGGCTGTCCGAGactaggagagacaggaagagccaGACTTTACTTAGGATAGGAATAAGGGAAAAGAGATAGAACTGGGAGCCAAAAAAGGATGCAAGAAACTGAATTAATAACCAGAATGCATaaatcactaatcaatcaatcaatggtatttactgaacccttactatgggcagagctctAATTACCTAAGTGATAAGAGACTGATGGGTTAACCTGATCAGTAAATTTTCTATAAATTCGAGAACACCTCTGGAAAAGGTGCTTTTTTAGGAGGACCTggaaagaataattgtggtattaagtgctaactatgtgccaagaactgggatgtataggataatcaggacacaatctatgtttctcattggactcacagtcttagggggagaGAAAATAAGTATTTAgtcctaaagaggagggagaattggtatttaatccccattttacagccgggaAAACAAGGCACCGGGAAGttgagtggcttacccaaggtcacacagcgggcaactgtaggagccaggattagaacccagttcctctgaactCCTAAACTTGTGgcctcttcactaggccatgctcttctctTTGAAAGTGGAAAAGTGGACTTGATTTGGTGGATTGGAGGGAGAAGGTGTTCCTCACAGGGGAGGGGCACGTACAATGggtcagagacaggagaatgTTCAGGGACCTTTAgatgctcttttttttaatgtatttgttaagcgctaactatgtactaggcattcatttattcaatcatatttattgagcacttactgtgtgcatagcactgtactaagctctctggaagtacaattcagcaacagatagggacaatccctgcccacaccaggcacacagtctagaaagggggaggcaggcatcaaaacaagtaaacaggcatcagtaacatcagtataaataaatcgaattatagacatatagtaggttctaatcccacctccaccacttgtctgctgtgtgaccttgggcaagccacttaacttctctgtgcctgttaccttatctgtaaaatggggattaagactgtgagccccacatgggaccacctgattaccttgtatctaccccagcacttagaacagtgcttgacacatagtaagcgcttgacaaatacaattattattattatcattaatagaattataaatatgtacatatgtatacacaagtgctgtggggtggtgtggggtagagcaaagcgaGCGGGTCGGGACaatgtggagaggagggaaggcactgtactaagccctggggtaagtaaaag
This window encodes:
- the SPAM1 gene encoding hyaluronidase PH-20, encoding MSRLAQLSSGSWDACCRAAWVAVVIHLLPWCMALDVQAPPLIPNLPFLSAWNAPTELCAQKHEVHLDMSLFSLVGSTRQEIKGQDITLFYTDRLGYYPYIDEVTGESMNKGLPQLCPLEHHLTKAKKDIVKYMPSVGKAGLAVIDWENWRPLWIRNWKPKDIYRNRSIELVQQKDVKLNFSEAWNIAKVDFEKAARNFMRRSLRLGKTLRPNHLWGFYLFPDCYNHNYNSPNYNGSCFDIEKARNDELKWLWKESTALFPSIYLDTSLRNSSHAPLFVRNRVQEAVRVSRVGDPQNPLPIFVYTRPVFTNAPSNYLSQVDLVNTIGECAALGVSGTVMWGSLNLTRSVKTCGILDSYMRMMLNPYIINVTLAAKMCSQVLCEERGACVRKAWNSSDYLHLNPANFVIQITRDGQYLVNGKPTYADLKQFSNKFTCRCFAGSSCKTVVDVTTTSFIYVCIADDICIEADLNPHLSEEDFSTSPFHLEENSSSTVKTGVSVDSPGTEGPLVPGSTLQGHVVGYAGDLSNSIDDVDTIIPGIHSSEKDTYEDPEDISPYPFFDFSPTYNSKPQNGIIYSRTCSVFTSLYSQIFFILMIKIFVLINPLSV